Proteins from one Paenibacillus amylolyticus genomic window:
- a CDS encoding ABC transporter ATP-binding protein, with amino-acid sequence MSEQQVLSIESLRMRYNGRYVLNGIDLEVNRGEMIGYIGPNGAGKSTTVKILLGLVEGYVGTVRIFGKDIADGDVEYKRRIGYVPEVAELYEQLTPAEYLTFTGELYGMSYEDADYKAKLLMDCFGLEKSYHARIASFSKGMRQKVLLISALLHDPDLLFLDEPLSGLDANSVMVVKEILSQLSAKGTTIFYSSHIMDVVEKISSRIVLIAEGRVVADGTFKQLQQQSMEGTLEEVFNQLTGFNEHIAIAERFVSIVQEVY; translated from the coding sequence GTGAGTGAACAACAGGTGCTATCCATTGAAAGCTTGCGCATGAGATACAACGGACGTTATGTGCTGAATGGCATCGATCTGGAAGTGAATCGCGGTGAGATGATTGGATATATTGGTCCCAACGGGGCTGGCAAAAGTACGACGGTCAAGATTTTACTCGGGCTGGTTGAAGGATATGTAGGTACGGTGCGAATCTTTGGTAAAGATATTGCGGATGGGGATGTGGAGTACAAACGCAGAATCGGCTATGTTCCTGAGGTGGCGGAATTGTACGAACAATTAACGCCTGCGGAGTATCTGACTTTTACGGGTGAGCTGTACGGGATGTCCTATGAAGATGCGGATTATAAAGCCAAGCTGTTAATGGATTGTTTTGGACTCGAAAAATCATATCATGCCCGCATTGCCTCCTTCTCCAAAGGCATGCGACAGAAAGTATTGCTGATCTCGGCGCTGCTCCATGATCCGGATCTGCTGTTCCTGGATGAACCTCTTAGTGGACTGGATGCCAATAGCGTAATGGTGGTCAAAGAAATATTGTCGCAGTTGTCAGCCAAAGGCACAACCATCTTCTACTCATCCCACATCATGGATGTGGTGGAGAAGATCAGCAGTCGAATCGTACTCATCGCTGAAGGACGCGTCGTGGCAGACGGTACGTTTAAGCAGCTCCAACAGCAGTCCATGGAAGGCACGCTCGAGGAAGTTTTCAATCAATTGACGGGCTTCAATGAGCACATAGCCATTGCGGAGCGCTTTGTATCGATTGTGCAGGAGGTGTACTGA